A segment of the Silvanigrella paludirubra genome:
TAAATATTTAAAATTACTAAAAATTACATAATTTAAAAATTTTATTAGAAATTCAATAATATTTATCTAAATTGTTGATAAATTTTTAATCCTATTTTACAGTGAATATTATAGGCTTAAATGATGCCTGCTCAATTTTTAATTTCACTACATACAATTAAAATAAGAAAGAATATTAAAAATCAAAAAATAAGATATTTTAATTTTCAAAAAAACTATAAAATTAAATAGGACATAATATGAATTTAGAAAAACAAAAATCAGAAAATAATTTTAAAAGTAATTTAACAGATTTTAATAAAAAATGCCTAAAATATTCTGATATCATTAATGATTTTAAAAGCAGACGGGAATCCCTTGATTTAAAAGAGTTATACAATACAACTAAAAATAAATTAAATCATAAAATTAACCAAATTGAAGATCTCATTAACAAATCCTCTAACGAAACAGAGTATAATAATTTAAATCTTCAAAAAAAATATTTAATTCAAAAAATTACTTTAATTAATTTATTGCTTGATGAAAATTTAATGGAAGCTAAAAAAAATATAGATATTTTTTCGTATACTGAAGGAGATATGTTTAAAAATTCACTTATTTTTTGTTTGTATTCTCTAAAAAATAATTTTCCAGACTAATACTCAACACTATGATTTCTATATAAAATTAAATAACTTAATTTTTTATGATAGATTCTTCTATAAATTTCAAAATTTGGTTTAAATCATTAAAAATAGGGTATTTTAAAAACTTGGATTCTTCCGGTAAATAATTACTTCTACGTATCCAAAATCCATGTAAACCCGCTTCTTGTGCGCCTAAGGCATCATCGTGTAAAGAATCACCAATATGAATTGCGTTTTGTTTTTCGATTCCAACAAGTAAACAAGCATGATGAAATACACTAGGATCAGGTTTTCCTTTTTCAACAGTATCCGAACTTATAACAACGTCAAAACAGTTATCTATATTTAAAGCTCTTAACATACCATTAATGCGGTTTCCCCAATTTGTAATAATTCCAGTCTTAATAGGAAAACCATTTATTTTTCTTATTTTTAAAGCTGCTAATATTTCTTTTGCATCGGGACAGATTTGAACTCCAATAGCGTTTGATGTTGAGCCTTGCAATATAGTTCCCGATGCATCAAGAAAAACAGCATATTTTTCCAAATCTTTTTCATTTTTCATTTCATATTTTCTCTTATTTAAAGAATTGTTTCTTGAACAATCTGATTAATAATATTTGAAGAGCTTCTTTTTTCAGAAAGAGATCTAAAATTTAAAATACATCTATGCCTTAATACGGCAGGTGCTATTTCAGCTATATGTTCAAATTGAACCTCTGTTTTTCCTCGAATTAAAGCAATTGCCTTACTTGCGACTAGCAATGCTTGCGTTGCTCTTGGGCTAGCACCAAAATCTAAATAATCTTTTGCTACATTTAATTTTGATTCCTGCGGTCTTGTGTTACGTACAATTCGAACAACACCACTTAAAAGCTCATTACTAATAGAAACATTTTCAACAGTTTCTCTAGAATTTAATAATGTTTTAGCAAAAGGAGATGCGGTTAAATCTTCTATTTTTTTTGGTAAACACGCTACTTTTATTTCGGAATCAAAATCAGGGTAAGGAATTTCTAGGTTTAATAAAAATCGATCGAGTTGTGCTTCTGGTAAAGGAAAAGTTCCTTCGTTCTCTATTGGGTTTTGCGTTGCAAACACGTAAAAAGGAGATGGTAATGCTCTCGAAACACCACCTATGCTCACTTGACGCTCTTGCATAGCCTCTAAAAGAGCGGATTGTGTTCTTGGAGAAGCTCTATTAATTTCATCTGCAAGAATAAATGGGGAAAAAATAGGGCCAGGAGTAAAAACAATTTTTTTTAAATTTGGATCTTTTTCATCAAATTGGATTGTATCTCCACCCAAAATATCAAATGGTGTTAAATCGGGTGTGAATTGAATTCTTTTGTATTTATTTCCCAATGCGGAAGCTATATTTCGAACTAAAGTCGTTTTTGCCACACCTGGAGCACCCGTCAAAAGAGCGTGCTCATTACAGATCACGGCAACGACAATATGCTCAATAATTTCACTTTGTCCAAAAACTTTGTTATTCAGCAGTTCTACAAATTTTTGGGATGCATAAGATGTTTCTTGAAAATCTGGCATTTATTTAAACCTCTTCTTTAATTAAGGGGACTATGCCTAGCTTAACCTTTCAGAAGAAAAAGGGGAAGCCAGAAAGTACGACATCAAATAAAGCAGGCATTTGATTTAAAGAATCTAAAAAAGAAGCCTTCACTAAATTATAAATTAAAGGTACTTGAGAGCAGTGAAGAAACTTAAAGGAGTATACTTACTATGGCCTTAACAAATAAAAATAAGACCCTCGTAATAGGAGCTGGTGCCTTTGGAACAGCAATCGCCGCTTGTATTCATAGTCCTTCAAATCAAGTAAAAATCATTGCTAGAGAAGCAGATCCATTCGAATCCCTTAAGCGTCATAATACTCTTAAACATTGTGAAATGGAAACATTCGATAAATTTAATTCAAAATTTAGTGATTATAAATTAATAATACTAGCAATCCCTTGTCAAAGTCTGAGAAATGTGAACGAATGGATGTATCGACATTGGGAAAAGACTGAACAAAATAATGGTAAAGAAACAAAAAAAATAAATATCATTTCAGCTGCTAAAGGAATAGAACAAAAAACTCTTTTATTACCATCTCAAATTCTAGAAAATATCTGGCAAGAAAATGCTTCCATAGGTTCCCTAAGTGGTCCAAGTTTTGCAAAAGAAATGTTAGAAGGATTACCAACTTGTGTTGTTATTGCGTCAAAAGACGAAGATCTTTTAAATTTAGCTTCAAATTTATTGCATCGCCCATATTTTCGAATTTATGACTCAAAAGATATTATTGGAGTTGAAATTTCAGGTGCTCTTAAAAATGTAATTGCAATGGTAGCAGGTGCTGTTGATGGTTTAAAATTAGGGAATAATGCACGAGCTGCTGTGATAACAAGAGGACTCGCCGAAATTGCTCGTATTGGAGTAAAGTTAGGCGCAAATCCTATGACATTTTTAGGCTTAAGTGGAGTTGGTGACTTAATTTTAACATGCACAGGTGATTTATCACGAAATAGACAATTTGGTTTAAGAATGGCGCAGGGTGAAAGCAAAGAAAATATATTAAAAAGTATGGCACAAGTCGTAGAAGGAATCGCTACAACAAATAGCGCAAATGAACTTAGCAAAAAACTTGGAATTGAAACTTCAATTATAAATACGGCCTACAAAGTTTTATATGAAGACACTCCCATTATAGAAGCTGTTTCTTTATTAAACGATCGGCAACAAGGCTCTGAATTTAATTGGTGAAAATTTTTATTATTCAAAATTAGGAAACTTTACTTTATGAATCTATTTTCGGTTGAATCTAGTCTGATAGAAACAATTGCTACACTGATAGAAAATCCTAAGTTAACAAAAATTATTATCACAAATACAGAAGCTGAAGCCCAAGAATTTGAAGAATTTATTAAAAATGCTTCCGATGAATACTTAACTGCAAAAGATATTCTTTATATCCCAGGTTTTTTTCAAGCAGGTGTTTTTCGATTTGAATCTGCTCGTAAAATTATTGCTAAAAGATTAGAAGCTTCTTTTCTTTTAGCATCTCATTTCCCTAGAGTTATTATATGTAGTATTGCTGGTTTCACAAGAAATTTTCCAACTATAGAGTGGATTCAAAAAAATAAATATGAAATAAGAGTTGGTGACGATCTCGATCCCGATCTCCTTATTGAACAATTATCCCAACTAGCTTATTTACAAGTTCAAAGAGTAGAAGAAGTAGGTGAGTTTTGTGTCAGAGGTTCAATTGTTGATTTTTGGACTCCAGGAGAAAAAACCCCTTCTCGTATTGAAATATTTGGAGATGCGGTTGATAAAATAAGATCATTTCGCCCCTCTGATCAAAGATCCTTTCAAACTTTAAATAAAGTAACAATATTGCCTTCTAGAGAATTTGTATGGCCATATAAAAGCCAAATAGAAATTTCTGTTGAAAAATTTAATACAGCTATTTTACATCAAAAAGTAATGGGCGTAAGCCGTTCAAATTTACTTGAAGACTTAAAAGCAAATGTTCCTTTTGCTGGCATTGATGATATTTTTTATATGTTTTCTCAAGATGTTTTTCAATCCTTTCATGATTATATAAAAGAATTATCAATAAAAAATAATACTATTCTTTCTATAGGCTTTATTGGTGAAGAAGAACATTTTTTAAAATCTATTCATGAAATTGAAAAATTATATGAAAATTCATACTCCGCTGCTTTTGGAAAAAATTACCCTGTAGGTAAAATAGAATCTGTTTTTCCTAATATATTTAAAGCAAAACAATATATGACAGAAGAAAATTCTATTAAATCTAGATATTCTTTTCCAAAAGATATTTCTGAAGTTTTAAAACAAATTGAAAAACAAAAACTATCTAATAGAATTGAAAAATTAAATAACTTGCTTTCAGAAAATAAAATTGAAAATATTTTAATACTTGCCAATACAAATGATAGTTTTCTAGAATTTATAGGGATATCATCAAAATATTTTAATATTAATAATGAATACAAAAATCAAATTAATATTCCAAAATTTAAAATAAAAGATATTCTATCACATAATTTATCAGGTAATAAAATAACAAAACAAATTCATTGTTGTTTACTTAACTCAAAAGAAGGTTTTTATTTACCCCAATCAAAAACATTAGCTATATCTGAAAATTGGATCAGAGGTGTCGCAAGCGCAGAAAAGTTTGAGAGTTTTACAGAAATTGACTCTAAACAAAGTTCCAAAGAAAATTCAGAAGCATTTTTAACCGCACAATATTCTGATTTTATCGAAGGTGATCTTGTTGTCCACGTTCAACATGGTATCGCACGTTTTCGTGGTTTGATGACCATTAAAATTCTGGATATCACGGGTGATTTTCTTGCTTTAGAATATGCAGAAAATGATAAAATATATGTACCTGTTCATAAATTAAATTTAATTCAAAAATATATTGGCTCTTCAGAAGGAACTTCATTAGACAGTTTAAAAGGAACTTCTTGGGAAAAAAGAAAAGCAAAAGCTAAAATTGATGTTGAAAAACTAGCTAAAGAACTTATGGAACATCAAGCAAAAAGAGCCATGACACCAGGCCATGCTTTTTCTAAAATTGATGAAGATTATATTTCTTTTGAAGATGCTTTTCCATTTGATGAAACTTTAGATCAATTGCGTGCCATAAAAGAAATTATGTCTGACATGAATCAGCCTAAAGCAATGGATAGATTATTATGTGGAGATGTTGGTTTTGGCAAAACAGAAGTTGCCATGCGTGCCGCTTATAGAAGTATATTAGATGGAAAACAAGTGGCTTGGCTAGTTCCTACAACTGTATTAGCCCATCAGCATTATAGGTCGTTAGTAGAAAGATTCTCTGATTTTGCTGCAAATATTTGTATATTAGATCGTTCTGTTACTTCAGCTTCAAAAATTCTAGAAAAACTCAAAAAAGGTGAAATTGATATATTAATAGGTACTCATCGCATTTTATCTAAAGACATCGATTTTAGAGACTTAGGTTTATTAATTGTTGATGAAGAACAGCGTTTCGGAGTTTTACAAAAAGAAAAAATTAAATCAATGTCCTACGGAGTTGATGTTTTAACCATGACAGCAACTCCTATTCCGAGAACGTTACAAATGGCCATGGTAGGACTCAGAGATTTAAGTTTACTTACGACTCCACCTAAATCACGCTTGGCAACAAAAACATTTGTTTGTCCTTTTGAAGAATCCATTATTATTGAAAGTATTCAGTTTGAATTAAATAGAGGTGGACAAGTATTTTATGTACATAATCGGGTAGAAGAGCTAAATAGTGTTTACGAATATTTACATAAAATTGTTCCAAACGCTAAAATATGCATAGGTCATGGAAAAATGACTCAAAAAGATCTTGAAAAAACCATAATTGAATTTTTAGATGGCAAATTTAATATATTATTATGCACTACAATTATTGAGTCTGGTATAGATATGCCAAATGTAAATACGATTATTGTACAAAATGCAGATTATTTTGGTTTAGCACAGCTTTATCAATTAAGAGGACGCGTTGGGAGAAGGTCAACAAGAGGTTATGCTTATTTTTTAACTTCACAAAACGCAAAAGAAGATCAAGAAGGAATGAAAAGACTTGAAATATTAAAGGAACATCAAGAATTAGGAAGCGGTTTTGTTATTGCAAGTCATGACATGGAAATGCGTGGTTCAGGAAATATATTAGGTGATGAACAAAGTGGAAAAGTAAGCGATGTTGGATTGGAAACATACTTACAAATGTTAGATGACGCAATTAAAACTCTTGGCGGAAATAAAGTAACAAATCATACCGAAGTAGAAATACAAATTCCTCTTATTGCACAAATACCTGAAAATTATGTTGAAAATTCTAGAGAACGTTTAAAAACATACCGTCGTTTTTTTGGTGCTCGTCAAGAAAGCGCATTGCAAAACCTTATCACAGAATGCGAAGATCGTTTTGGAACTATTCCTGTTGAAGTGAAAAACTTATCCGAACTTGCTCGAATAAGAAGATGGTTATTATCCCTGGGAGCAATATCACTCATTGTAGGAGATGATTCTACAGAAGTGCGTCTTGGGAAAGGGGTATTACAGCCGGACTCCTATGATGAATCAAGTGAACAACTCGTAAAACGCATTCTCGATGTTTGCAATCGCAAAGTTAAGGGTATGCGCATTACTCCAGATGGTAGACTTATTTTTGCCATTCGTAAAAAGAACTTTATTCAGGATAGTAATGGAACAATTACCGAATTAAAGAGAATTTTAAGTCTCCTTGCTGGGGAAGCTTATGAGGAAAATTCAAAATAATTTTTTATTCTTTATCATTATACTATTCTGTTTTATTCTTTTTTCTTTTTTTGAAAACAAAATATATGCTCAATTGCCTAAGACTTTTATAAAAGAAGAACTTCCTACGTTGCGGTCGGGCCCCCCTTTAAATATACAGGCCGCCTATGATAAAGAAGTTTTACTAGAAGTAACACCTGGCGATGATTATTCTTCTCAAAATTCTCATATAATATGGTCTATTAATAATAAAAAAATATGTACGGGAGTTTATTGCCCAATTGTTCTTAAAGAATCAGAATATTTGGATAGAGCGCCCATTCTAGACATCATTACTTATAACGAATATGGCGGAACAACATATACCTATGAATTTGAAATTCGCTCTAAAGAAGGGTTTGATTCCAAATCTTTAAACAAAGAAACAGAATATGTTAAGCCCAAAAATGACCCAATAGATTCTTTTTCAAGTCAAAAAGTTTCTGCTATTTTTGGTAAAGGAACACTTATTCAAAGCGATTATATTCTTTATATTGGTTCTGTTTCAAGATTTTTCAATTGGAAAAATGGGATTTTCCAAACAGATAATTTAGACACTTTAAAAATTTCAGATTCAGAATCAGGTTTATGGTTTTTGTTACCTTCTTCAAATTTATCTATTCAAAGTCCTACCGATGATGATCAATTAAGAAAAGCTAAATTAAATTTAGGAAGTTTAAGAGTGAAAGCTTCTGGTGGTAGAAATGATACCGATCAAAATACAGAAAGCTTTACGAACAAAATGCAAATTGAAACAGAAGAAATAAGTATTCTTGTTTCTCGTGGTGCAGATGTCGTTATGACAAGAGGAAAAGAAAATAATAAACTATTTACTAAAATAATCGTATTTAGCGGTGAAGCTCAGCTTATTCCTAATATTCGTTTTATAAAGGAATCCGAAAAATTTAATGATGATAAAATTAAACTAGGAACGGGTCTTGAATTCACAATTTATGAAGACGGTACAATTAAACCATTAGCAACACCAAATAGCTCGACAATAGATTATTTTATTGCTTTTACTACGACACAAGAAGAATTAAAAGCAAGATATGAAATAAAAAACATTGATAATCTTTCCGAAATTTTAGATAGAGCTGCTATTTTAGCTGAAAATGAAGAATATTTTGAATTGTTAAATCTTCTTACCCCTCTTCAAAATTTAATAGATAAAGACATTCGAATTTCATATTATTTAGGATTTGCAAAAAAAGGATTATATCAAAACCAAGATGCAAAAAAATACTTTATTCACGCTAAAAAAATGGATAGTAATTTTCCAATGGCTCATTGGCAACTTGGATTAATTTATCTTGAAGAAAAAAATTATCCCTATGCTGAAAATGAATTTTTACTTGCCCATAAAAATATTCCAAAAGGTAGCAAAGTAGATCATGAATACGGGTATTATGTTGGTGTTCCGTATTTTTTTAATAATAAAATGCTGTTAGCAAAAAATACGTTTCAGAGTGCTGTTTGGGATACAGAACTTGATCCTTCATTAAGACAATCTGCAGCTGAATTTTTAAAAAGAATTAACATTGAAAAACCTTGGAGCCTATTTGTTCCATTAGGAATTCAATATGACTCAAATGTATTATCCATTGCACAAAATCAATCTTTACCAAGTCAATACACCGATAAAAGTGTTTTTAGATCCATCGCAGGAGGCGTTTACTCCTATGATAGTTCAAAAGAATCAAATAATGATGGTTGGTTTTTAGGAGGAGGCGCAAAGCTCTTTTATATAAAAAACTTAACAAATGATTATAGTTCTTTAGATGCTCTTGTTTTAGAAGGCAGCGTTTATGAAACAAGACGCTGGATGAAAGACGAAGAAAAAAAAGAACACGATTCCGTGCGTATATACCAAACGGGTGGTGCTGTTTTTGTTGATAATAAACAAGATAATCTTTATTTTTTAGGAGGAGGAGTCTATAAATCACTTGAATTAAATGCAGGTGTACAAATAGATATTTCTGATAGAACAGTTTCAAATCAAAGAAGCGGTTTAGTTTACAATCAGTATTTTTCATTGGGACTAGGACAATACGGACCATTTGTTTTGGATTTAAATCTTCAAGGCCAAGAACAAATTATGTTTAATACTTCAGATACAGTGGGAAGTACTTTTGAAATCATTGCGACTCCTTCTGCAAGTTATTCCATTAATTCAAAAACAAGTTTAAAATTTGGCACTACATTCGACTTTTTATATACTTTTATCTCACCTATTCAAAGCAAATATAAATTTATTCCAACAGCAGCTATAAATTACTTTATACTAGACTGGTTAATTGGTACATTTAGCGCTTCATTTGAATATGATCGGGTTTTACCAGATAATACAAATGTATATAGGCCTGGAGCCTCTCTTATTGTAACAGGTATTTTTTAGGAAATTCATGAAATCTCAATTACAATTAAATAAACTAAATTCTTTTAAAGAAAAAGTTTACTCATTTTCTTTTGCAAATTATCCATCAACATCGCGAATTCATAAATTACAGAATTTTTCAAGTTTAAATTCTATTTATGTTAAAAGAGATGATGAGCTTGGCTTTGGAGCGAGCGGATCTAAATTAAGAAAATATTTATCTTTAATTCCTTTTTTAATACAAAACAAATATCATGAAGTTATAGTTATCGGAGGCGCATATTCAAATAATATACTTACGGCATCTCAATTATTAATTGAAAATAATATACAACCCATTTTATTTCTACCAGAAATAAAAAATGAAAATAGGCGTGGTAATTTTTTGCTTACTTCTTTATTAATAGATAAAAATAATATTCATTTTTTAAATCAATCTGATTTTAGTAGTCTAAATTTAATTATTGAAAATTATTGTCAACATAAAAAAGAAAAAGGAATTAATGTTGGAATAATTCAAGAAGGAGCAAATATGAAAGAGGCTTTACCAGGAGCTCTTTCATTATGT
Coding sequences within it:
- the mfd gene encoding transcription-repair coupling factor → MNLFSVESSLIETIATLIENPKLTKIIITNTEAEAQEFEEFIKNASDEYLTAKDILYIPGFFQAGVFRFESARKIIAKRLEASFLLASHFPRVIICSIAGFTRNFPTIEWIQKNKYEIRVGDDLDPDLLIEQLSQLAYLQVQRVEEVGEFCVRGSIVDFWTPGEKTPSRIEIFGDAVDKIRSFRPSDQRSFQTLNKVTILPSREFVWPYKSQIEISVEKFNTAILHQKVMGVSRSNLLEDLKANVPFAGIDDIFYMFSQDVFQSFHDYIKELSIKNNTILSIGFIGEEEHFLKSIHEIEKLYENSYSAAFGKNYPVGKIESVFPNIFKAKQYMTEENSIKSRYSFPKDISEVLKQIEKQKLSNRIEKLNNLLSENKIENILILANTNDSFLEFIGISSKYFNINNEYKNQINIPKFKIKDILSHNLSGNKITKQIHCCLLNSKEGFYLPQSKTLAISENWIRGVASAEKFESFTEIDSKQSSKENSEAFLTAQYSDFIEGDLVVHVQHGIARFRGLMTIKILDITGDFLALEYAENDKIYVPVHKLNLIQKYIGSSEGTSLDSLKGTSWEKRKAKAKIDVEKLAKELMEHQAKRAMTPGHAFSKIDEDYISFEDAFPFDETLDQLRAIKEIMSDMNQPKAMDRLLCGDVGFGKTEVAMRAAYRSILDGKQVAWLVPTTVLAHQHYRSLVERFSDFAANICILDRSVTSASKILEKLKKGEIDILIGTHRILSKDIDFRDLGLLIVDEEQRFGVLQKEKIKSMSYGVDVLTMTATPIPRTLQMAMVGLRDLSLLTTPPKSRLATKTFVCPFEESIIIESIQFELNRGGQVFYVHNRVEELNSVYEYLHKIVPNAKICIGHGKMTQKDLEKTIIEFLDGKFNILLCTTIIESGIDMPNVNTIIVQNADYFGLAQLYQLRGRVGRRSTRGYAYFLTSQNAKEDQEGMKRLEILKEHQELGSGFVIASHDMEMRGSGNILGDEQSGKVSDVGLETYLQMLDDAIKTLGGNKVTNHTEVEIQIPLIAQIPENYVENSRERLKTYRRFFGARQESALQNLITECEDRFGTIPVEVKNLSELARIRRWLLSLGAISLIVGDDSTEVRLGKGVLQPDSYDESSEQLVKRILDVCNRKVKGMRITPDGRLIFAIRKKNFIQDSNGTITELKRILSLLAGEAYEENSK
- a CDS encoding HAD family hydrolase produces the protein MKNEKDLEKYAVFLDASGTILQGSTSNAIGVQICPDAKEILAALKIRKINGFPIKTGIITNWGNRINGMLRALNIDNCFDVVISSDTVEKGKPDPSVFHHACLLVGIEKQNAIHIGDSLHDDALGAQEAGLHGFWIRRSNYLPEESKFLKYPIFNDLNQILKFIEESIIKN
- a CDS encoding tetratricopeptide repeat protein, which encodes MRKIQNNFLFFIIILFCFILFSFFENKIYAQLPKTFIKEELPTLRSGPPLNIQAAYDKEVLLEVTPGDDYSSQNSHIIWSINNKKICTGVYCPIVLKESEYLDRAPILDIITYNEYGGTTYTYEFEIRSKEGFDSKSLNKETEYVKPKNDPIDSFSSQKVSAIFGKGTLIQSDYILYIGSVSRFFNWKNGIFQTDNLDTLKISDSESGLWFLLPSSNLSIQSPTDDDQLRKAKLNLGSLRVKASGGRNDTDQNTESFTNKMQIETEEISILVSRGADVVMTRGKENNKLFTKIIVFSGEAQLIPNIRFIKESEKFNDDKIKLGTGLEFTIYEDGTIKPLATPNSSTIDYFIAFTTTQEELKARYEIKNIDNLSEILDRAAILAENEEYFELLNLLTPLQNLIDKDIRISYYLGFAKKGLYQNQDAKKYFIHAKKMDSNFPMAHWQLGLIYLEEKNYPYAENEFLLAHKNIPKGSKVDHEYGYYVGVPYFFNNKMLLAKNTFQSAVWDTELDPSLRQSAAEFLKRINIEKPWSLFVPLGIQYDSNVLSIAQNQSLPSQYTDKSVFRSIAGGVYSYDSSKESNNDGWFLGGGAKLFYIKNLTNDYSSLDALVLEGSVYETRRWMKDEEKKEHDSVRIYQTGGAVFVDNKQDNLYFLGGGVYKSLELNAGVQIDISDRTVSNQRSGLVYNQYFSLGLGQYGPFVLDLNLQGQEQIMFNTSDTVGSTFEIIATPSASYSINSKTSLKFGTTFDFLYTFISPIQSKYKFIPTAAINYFILDWLIGTFSASFEYDRVLPDNTNVYRPGASLIVTGIF
- a CDS encoding AAA family ATPase — encoded protein: MPDFQETSYASQKFVELLNNKVFGQSEIIEHIVVAVICNEHALLTGAPGVAKTTLVRNIASALGNKYKRIQFTPDLTPFDILGGDTIQFDEKDPNLKKIVFTPGPIFSPFILADEINRASPRTQSALLEAMQERQVSIGGVSRALPSPFYVFATQNPIENEGTFPLPEAQLDRFLLNLEIPYPDFDSEIKVACLPKKIEDLTASPFAKTLLNSRETVENVSISNELLSGVVRIVRNTRPQESKLNVAKDYLDFGASPRATQALLVASKAIALIRGKTEVQFEHIAEIAPAVLRHRCILNFRSLSEKRSSSNIINQIVQETIL
- a CDS encoding NAD(P)H-dependent glycerol-3-phosphate dehydrogenase, with product MALTNKNKTLVIGAGAFGTAIAACIHSPSNQVKIIAREADPFESLKRHNTLKHCEMETFDKFNSKFSDYKLIILAIPCQSLRNVNEWMYRHWEKTEQNNGKETKKINIISAAKGIEQKTLLLPSQILENIWQENASIGSLSGPSFAKEMLEGLPTCVVIASKDEDLLNLASNLLHRPYFRIYDSKDIIGVEISGALKNVIAMVAGAVDGLKLGNNARAAVITRGLAEIARIGVKLGANPMTFLGLSGVGDLILTCTGDLSRNRQFGLRMAQGESKENILKSMAQVVEGIATTNSANELSKKLGIETSIINTAYKVLYEDTPIIEAVSLLNDRQQGSEFNW
- a CDS encoding pyridoxal-phosphate dependent enzyme; this translates as MKSQLQLNKLNSFKEKVYSFSFANYPSTSRIHKLQNFSSLNSIYVKRDDELGFGASGSKLRKYLSLIPFLIQNKYHEVIVIGGAYSNNILTASQLLIENNIQPILFLPEIKNENRRGNFLLTSLLIDKNNIHFLNQSDFSSLNLIIENYCQHKKEKGINVGIIQEGANMKEALPGALSLCFDIIKNERDNNIEFNHIFVDSGTGLMAISLILGFSYLNKNTKIHVLQVAGHKDEFNNSIQFYLDYFQKQFQIQINTLSDYELYFPSSAKSFGSTNASIFKSIIDICRNNGIITDPIYSAKLFHEGKKIIEKNDLQGNILFIHSGGGLSLFGFQNELFKYYNKYCDSN